In a genomic window of Streptomyces sp. SJL17-4:
- a CDS encoding ATP-binding protein encodes MPEASGPTEATGPATGPTEARGPTGPAASWRIRLPHTTAAVPIARALIRTALTDLAPATAGRPDSDTAELLTAELVANAVEHTAGLGPIELVVELLATPGGCQIEVHDSEPARPGELVCPEPGEVDPWQEHGRGLLLIRALSSDCGHRPTAQGKAVWFTLPGIPAQRPRSEP; translated from the coding sequence ATGCCCGAAGCCAGCGGACCGACCGAAGCCACCGGACCGGCCACCGGACCGACCGAGGCCCGCGGCCCCACCGGACCCGCCGCCTCCTGGCGCATCCGGCTGCCCCACACGACCGCCGCCGTGCCGATCGCCCGCGCCCTGATCCGTACCGCCCTCACCGACCTCGCCCCCGCGACCGCCGGCCGCCCCGACAGCGACACGGCGGAGCTGCTCACCGCCGAGCTCGTCGCCAACGCCGTCGAGCACACCGCCGGCCTCGGTCCCATCGAGCTGGTCGTCGAGCTGCTCGCCACTCCCGGCGGCTGTCAGATCGAGGTCCACGACTCCGAACCCGCCCGTCCGGGCGAGCTCGTCTGCCCCGAGCCGGGCGAGGTGGACCCCTGGCAGGAGCACGGCCGGGGCCTGCTCCTCATCCGGGCCCTCAGCAGCGACTGCGGACACCGCCCCACCGCGCAGGGCAAGGCGGTCTGGTTCACGCTGCCGGGGATACCGGCGCAGCGTCCTCGCTCGGAGCCGTGA
- a CDS encoding amino acid permease, translating to MTPSASRIKTPQQLLAESGADLEGHGLKRTMGLFQLVCFGVGAIVGTGIFVGLSDSVAEAGPAVVISFVLAAITCIFTAFSFAELGGAIPVSGSSYSFAYASLGERAAFLVGWCLLLEYGVSVSAVAVGWSQYLNELLESLTGWQLPAALSAGPGDGGVVNVPAVVVIALAATLLVRGVRESAGATAAMAILKIGILIVFCAIGFSAFRAGHLSPFAEHGMSGITAGASVAFFSYIGFDAITTAGEEVRNPRRNIPIAILICIGLVTLLYCAVALSAIGALGADAVADRPAALSLVVDQVTGSSVGGGIIAFGAVVAIASVVLAVMYGQTRVLMSMSRDGLVPRVFERVSPKSATPVANTWIVAAVFAVPAAFASLDVVVDLTTIGTLAVMAVVNLAVMVLRRRNPELPRSFRVPLFPLSPILGIGFCLYLIWGTGWTTWLQFAGFLVVGTLVYAVYGRRHSRLVTAPSEDAAPVSPAA from the coding sequence ATGACCCCGTCCGCCTCGCGGATCAAGACCCCGCAGCAGCTCCTCGCCGAATCCGGCGCCGACCTCGAAGGCCACGGCCTCAAGCGCACCATGGGCCTCTTCCAGCTCGTGTGCTTCGGAGTCGGCGCGATCGTCGGCACCGGCATCTTCGTCGGTCTCTCCGACAGCGTCGCCGAGGCGGGTCCCGCGGTGGTGATCTCCTTCGTCCTCGCCGCGATCACCTGCATCTTCACCGCCTTCTCCTTCGCGGAGCTGGGCGGCGCGATCCCGGTCTCGGGCTCCTCGTACTCCTTCGCGTACGCGAGCCTCGGCGAGCGGGCCGCCTTCCTCGTCGGCTGGTGCCTGCTCCTGGAGTACGGCGTCTCGGTCTCCGCGGTCGCCGTCGGCTGGAGCCAGTACCTCAACGAACTGCTTGAGAGCCTCACCGGCTGGCAGCTGCCTGCCGCGCTCTCCGCCGGGCCCGGCGACGGCGGGGTCGTCAACGTGCCGGCCGTGGTCGTGATCGCGCTCGCCGCCACCCTGCTGGTGCGGGGGGTCCGGGAGAGCGCGGGGGCGACCGCCGCCATGGCGATCCTCAAGATCGGGATCCTGATCGTCTTCTGCGCGATCGGTTTCTCGGCCTTCCGGGCCGGCCACCTCTCGCCGTTCGCCGAGCACGGCATGAGCGGGATCACCGCAGGAGCCTCGGTGGCCTTCTTCTCGTACATCGGCTTCGACGCGATCACCACGGCCGGCGAGGAGGTCAGGAATCCGCGGCGGAACATCCCGATCGCGATCCTCATCTGCATCGGGCTCGTCACGCTGCTCTACTGCGCCGTCGCGCTCTCCGCGATCGGGGCCCTCGGCGCCGACGCCGTGGCCGATCGGCCGGCCGCGCTCTCGCTGGTCGTCGACCAGGTCACCGGATCGTCGGTCGGCGGCGGGATCATCGCGTTCGGCGCGGTCGTCGCCATCGCGTCCGTCGTCCTCGCGGTGATGTACGGGCAGACCCGCGTCCTGATGTCGATGTCCCGCGACGGTCTCGTGCCCCGGGTCTTCGAGCGGGTCTCGCCGAAGTCCGCCACTCCGGTGGCCAACACATGGATCGTGGCCGCGGTCTTCGCCGTACCGGCGGCGTTCGCCTCGCTCGACGTGGTCGTCGACCTGACCACCATCGGCACGCTCGCCGTCATGGCGGTCGTCAACCTCGCGGTGATGGTGCTGCGGCGCCGGAATCCGGAGCTGCCGCGCTCGTTCCGGGTGCCGCTCTTCCCCCTGAGCCCGATCCTCGGCATCGGGTTCTGTCTCTACCTGATCTGGGGCACGGGCTGGACGACCTGGCTGCAGTTCGCCGGATTCCTGGTCGTCGGGACGCTGGTGTACGCCGTCTACGGGCGCCGCCACTCGCGCCTGGTCACGGCTCCGAGCGAGGACGCTGCGCCGGTATCCCCGGCAGCGTGA